In one window of Pirellulales bacterium DNA:
- a CDS encoding BON domain-containing protein translates to MALFLSTAGMPGLRRLRVDVAGDTIVLSGRVRTFYERQIAVERSRRVAGVIEVDDQIEVVE, encoded by the coding sequence GTGGCATTGTTCCTGTCGACCGCCGGCATGCCCGGCTTGCGGCGACTCCGCGTGGACGTGGCCGGAGACACCATCGTTCTTTCAGGCCGCGTTCGCACGTTTTACGAACGCCAGATCGCGGTCGAACGGTCGCGACGGGTTGCGGGCGTCATCGAAGTTGACGACCAAATCGAGGTTGTCGAGTAG
- a CDS encoding efflux RND transporter periplasmic adaptor subunit — protein MKTTLRLVLGMLLGVVLGGGLVTAHFTGRLTPLYHKLGWHSLAASTGAASPEHAGPKMGEQADMPGMEMSGDDASGGGMSGMNMPGMPGMSMPGTDHSQHKAAKEAVPGHVMVQFSEARQQLIGVKIGRVERDRLRMSVRAVGIIEPDQTRLKRVQTRISGWVTKVFVNYVGQDVKQDDPLLEVYSPNLLSTQEEYLVAVAQEPRVRGEGEPLLVRSARRRLELLGVPADEIEKLAKTKKPRDTLMLRAPINGVVLERNVLEGNYVEPSTDLYRIADLSVVWLQAKIYEYELPHIELGQPVTVTLLSDSTTTFQGKVSFVEPIVQEKTRTIKVRVEIPNEDERLKPGMYADLKIDHDMGRGLLIPDTAVLQTGERGVAFRALEGGWFEPVEVTLGGRFGQRLEVRSGLSEGEKILTSAVYLIDSESQMRASSGGGGHHH, from the coding sequence ATGAAAACGACGTTGCGTTTGGTTCTCGGCATGCTGCTGGGGGTCGTCTTGGGCGGTGGCCTCGTGACCGCCCATTTTACCGGGCGATTGACGCCACTCTATCACAAGCTCGGCTGGCATTCGTTGGCCGCCTCGACCGGGGCCGCCTCGCCAGAACACGCCGGCCCTAAGATGGGCGAGCAGGCCGATATGCCCGGCATGGAGATGTCGGGCGATGACGCCTCGGGCGGAGGCATGTCGGGCATGAACATGCCGGGCATGCCCGGTATGAGCATGCCAGGCACGGACCACTCGCAGCACAAGGCGGCGAAGGAGGCCGTGCCGGGCCATGTGATGGTCCAGTTCAGCGAGGCGCGGCAGCAATTGATCGGCGTGAAGATCGGCCGCGTCGAGCGCGACCGGCTGCGGATGTCGGTGCGCGCCGTGGGCATCATCGAGCCCGACCAGACGCGGCTGAAACGGGTGCAGACGCGCATCAGCGGCTGGGTCACCAAGGTGTTCGTCAATTATGTCGGCCAGGACGTGAAACAAGACGATCCGCTCTTGGAGGTCTACAGTCCGAACCTGCTCTCGACTCAGGAAGAATACCTGGTGGCCGTGGCGCAGGAGCCGCGCGTGCGCGGAGAGGGCGAGCCCCTGCTGGTGCGATCCGCGCGCCGTAGGTTGGAGCTGCTGGGCGTGCCCGCAGACGAAATCGAAAAGCTCGCCAAGACCAAAAAGCCCCGCGACACGCTGATGCTTCGCGCGCCGATCAACGGCGTCGTCTTGGAGCGCAACGTGCTGGAAGGCAACTATGTGGAGCCTTCCACCGACCTTTACCGCATCGCCGACCTGTCGGTGGTGTGGCTGCAGGCGAAGATCTACGAATATGAATTGCCGCACATCGAGCTGGGGCAGCCGGTGACCGTCACGCTGCTGTCCGATTCGACCACCACGTTTCAAGGAAAGGTATCGTTCGTCGAACCGATCGTGCAAGAGAAGACGCGCACCATCAAAGTTCGCGTGGAAATACCGAACGAAGACGAGCGTCTCAAGCCGGGTATGTACGCCGACCTGAAGATCGACCACGACATGGGCCGGGGGCTGTTGATCCCGGATACGGCGGTGCTGCAGACGGGCGAGCGCGGCGTTGCCTTCCGGGCGTTGGAGGGCGGCTGGTTCGAGCCCGTGGAAGTCACGCTCGGCGGACGCTTCGGCCAGCGGCTTGAGGTGCGCTCGGGTTTGTCCGAGGGTGAGAAGATTCTGACGTCGGCCGTCTACTTGATCGACTCCGAGTCGCAGATGCGGGCCTCGTCGGGTGGCGGGGGGCATCATCATTGA